One part of the Rhodococcus oxybenzonivorans genome encodes these proteins:
- a CDS encoding AMP-binding protein yields the protein MAFASVTDRYSDEQIREFYATGQWHRDTFFDLLEAQVAERGDRIFLTDDTSGGITFRQLRDKALCLAVGLRRHGVAAGDRVSVQVPNWIEFAVISVALSRLGAILVPIMPIYRRADVEYILNNAGVRLAITPQHFKKFDYAGMYTELLDAVDSLEDVAVVRGNGELPNGSVSFESLSVDVSPDEATAELGPGVGPDEPFVIVYSSGTTSRPKGCIHTFNTMACGSRLLAKGFAYTPDDVQFGPSPITHTTGLVTSIILPLIHGAASHLIEVWEPVRGIEQIKERGCTVAVSATTFLQMLMDAYDPAVHDIGSMRLWVAAGSPIPGSFVTKAADQFPNLQVLSLYGRSENVTTTMCTVDDDPQRSITSDGRPLPMQSVKIVDELGDEVPRGEEGDIAYKGAMHMLAYLHNDEETAKLFTPDGHSRSGDLGRMDEDGYVRVTGRTKDIVIRGGMNISVRQVEDLLAAHPAVRGVAAVAMPDERLGEAVCLYLVPAPGYGDITLEKIKTYLLEQGVAIQKVPERLELVEALPTTATGKIQKHLLRAQIAEKIAADREARAVV from the coding sequence ATGGCGTTCGCATCGGTCACCGATCGCTACTCGGACGAACAGATCCGAGAGTTCTATGCCACCGGGCAGTGGCACCGTGACACGTTCTTCGACCTGCTCGAGGCTCAGGTCGCCGAGCGGGGCGACCGCATCTTCCTCACCGACGACACCAGCGGAGGCATCACCTTCCGGCAACTGCGCGACAAGGCTCTGTGCCTGGCGGTGGGCCTCCGGCGTCACGGCGTCGCCGCCGGCGACCGTGTGTCGGTGCAGGTTCCGAACTGGATCGAGTTCGCTGTCATTTCAGTCGCGTTGTCTCGACTGGGCGCCATCCTCGTGCCGATCATGCCGATCTACCGCCGCGCCGACGTCGAGTACATCTTGAATAATGCCGGGGTCCGGCTGGCGATCACGCCGCAGCATTTCAAGAAGTTCGACTACGCCGGCATGTACACCGAACTCCTGGATGCCGTCGACTCGCTCGAAGACGTCGCCGTCGTCCGCGGTAACGGCGAGTTGCCGAACGGATCAGTGTCGTTCGAGTCGCTGTCGGTGGATGTGAGCCCGGACGAGGCGACTGCCGAACTCGGTCCCGGTGTCGGACCCGACGAGCCGTTCGTCATCGTCTACAGCAGCGGCACGACGTCCCGGCCCAAGGGTTGCATCCACACGTTCAACACGATGGCCTGTGGGTCGCGACTGCTGGCCAAGGGGTTCGCCTACACGCCCGACGACGTGCAGTTCGGGCCCTCGCCGATCACCCACACCACCGGTCTGGTCACGAGCATCATCCTCCCTCTCATACATGGCGCGGCGTCACATCTCATCGAGGTGTGGGAACCGGTTCGTGGGATAGAGCAGATCAAAGAACGCGGGTGCACCGTCGCTGTGAGCGCCACGACGTTCCTGCAGATGCTCATGGACGCCTACGACCCGGCAGTCCACGACATCGGCAGCATGCGGCTGTGGGTCGCCGCCGGCTCCCCGATTCCGGGGAGCTTCGTCACCAAGGCCGCCGACCAGTTCCCGAATCTGCAGGTGCTCAGCCTGTACGGCCGCTCCGAGAACGTCACCACCACCATGTGCACCGTCGACGACGATCCGCAGCGGTCGATCACCTCGGACGGCCGTCCGCTGCCGATGCAGTCGGTGAAGATCGTCGACGAACTCGGCGACGAGGTTCCGCGCGGGGAGGAGGGCGACATTGCCTACAAGGGCGCCATGCACATGCTCGCCTACTTGCACAACGACGAGGAGACAGCCAAGCTCTTCACGCCGGACGGCCACTCCCGCTCCGGCGACCTCGGCCGGATGGACGAGGACGGCTATGTGCGCGTCACCGGCCGCACCAAGGACATCGTGATCCGCGGCGGCATGAACATCAGCGTCCGTCAGGTCGAAGATCTCCTGGCGGCACATCCCGCGGTGCGCGGTGTCGCGGCGGTCGCGATGCCCGACGAACGGCTCGGCGAGGCCGTATGCCTGTACCTCGTTCCTGCACCGGGATACGGCGACATCACTCTGGAGAAGATCAAGACCTACCTGCTCGAGCAGGGAGTGGCCATCCAGAAGGTTCCGGAGCGGCTGGAGCTCGTCGAGGCGTTGCCGACGACGGCGACGGGCAAGATCCAGAAGCACCTGCTGCGCGCGCAGATCGCGGAGAAGATCGCGGCCGACCGGGAGGCCCGGGCTGTCGTCTGA
- a CDS encoding enoyl-CoA hydratase/isomerase family protein, whose product MGQPVRYDVDEHVAVLTLDRPETRNALSDDLLDELLAALERARGDDDVRVVVLASSHEKIFSAGGDLKAFASDTPTIVKYAGLDRFPRLYQLIGGLGKPVICAAGGDVLAGAFGLALACDFVLAKESVTFGCPEINVGVFPFMISALIYRNVGRLKANELMMCGESITAAEALELGLVNRVIPDGEFDTKVQEWARRLASKSPLLMRLGKDAINNTRDMSLPAALTALQSQLALAFTTEDIVEGVTAFREKRSPVWTMR is encoded by the coding sequence ATGGGGCAGCCTGTCCGATACGACGTCGACGAGCATGTCGCCGTCCTTACTCTCGACCGGCCCGAGACGCGCAACGCGCTGTCCGACGATCTGCTGGACGAGCTGCTGGCCGCGCTCGAGCGCGCCCGCGGGGACGACGACGTGCGGGTGGTCGTCCTGGCCTCGTCGCACGAAAAGATCTTCTCGGCGGGTGGTGACCTGAAGGCGTTCGCGAGCGACACCCCGACGATCGTCAAATATGCCGGACTGGACCGATTTCCGAGGCTCTACCAACTCATCGGCGGCCTCGGGAAGCCCGTGATCTGCGCGGCCGGTGGCGACGTCCTGGCGGGTGCGTTCGGGCTCGCTCTGGCCTGCGACTTCGTGCTCGCCAAGGAGTCGGTCACATTCGGGTGCCCGGAAATTAACGTCGGCGTCTTCCCGTTCATGATCTCCGCCTTGATCTACCGGAACGTCGGGCGGCTCAAGGCGAACGAGCTGATGATGTGTGGCGAGTCGATCACCGCCGCGGAAGCGCTCGAATTGGGGCTCGTCAACCGGGTTATCCCGGACGGTGAATTCGACACAAAAGTGCAGGAATGGGCGCGCCGGCTTGCGAGCAAGTCGCCGCTCCTCATGCGTCTCGGCAAGGACGCGATCAACAACACCCGCGACATGTCTTTGCCCGCCGCCCTCACGGCGCTGCAATCTCAGCTCGCGCTCGCGTTCACGACCGAGGATATCGTCGAGGGCGTTACTGCGTTTCGCGAAAAGCGTTCTCCTGTATGGACGATGCGATAA
- a CDS encoding LuxR C-terminal-related transcriptional regulator codes for MVISTSPFELAQQAVAELHDLLGSELNLVRLADGEPDLTVIRAFAARKLREGPESAELAVRLAELVTRLDTASRDDIARRLHVHTEQFEALQQVVRAIDARADHIARTVTQELCTSLGYGKAMFSVVRGSTWSPIALAVNPSLTEDFHELVTAIDGREISLREAPREAELVRRRRPYAVDGVDTYRHTYRPLIDLSRPAGYIAVPIVVDSRTVAMIHVDRQSDSLTDTDVHIVGALAGVCASVKERADLRQQISARNEHVDAEIQRLTRALRHLEQAPVTMPELATCEPPAGAPSTDVNAQAPAIPRAHTLTAREREVLTLMATGATNGTISRRLCISDGTVKSHVQRIFKKLGVSTRAEVAALCAHAKTGAHAMTVNGG; via the coding sequence GTGGTCATTTCGACGAGTCCGTTCGAGCTTGCCCAGCAAGCAGTTGCCGAGTTGCATGACCTACTGGGGAGCGAACTGAACCTCGTCCGCTTGGCGGACGGCGAGCCGGATCTGACAGTGATCCGCGCGTTCGCGGCCCGGAAACTGCGGGAAGGCCCCGAGTCAGCCGAGCTAGCTGTGCGCCTCGCGGAACTCGTGACACGACTCGACACTGCGAGCCGGGACGACATCGCTCGCCGGCTCCACGTCCATACCGAGCAGTTCGAGGCGTTGCAGCAGGTGGTCCGCGCCATCGATGCCCGCGCCGACCACATCGCCCGCACAGTGACGCAGGAATTGTGCACGAGCCTGGGATACGGCAAGGCGATGTTCTCCGTGGTTCGCGGTTCCACCTGGTCTCCCATTGCGCTAGCGGTCAACCCCAGCCTGACCGAAGACTTCCACGAACTCGTCACGGCGATCGACGGCCGGGAGATCTCGCTGCGCGAGGCTCCCCGCGAGGCCGAACTGGTGCGCCGCCGTCGGCCGTATGCCGTAGACGGCGTGGACACCTACCGGCACACGTACCGCCCTCTTATCGACCTGTCACGTCCGGCGGGATACATTGCGGTCCCCATCGTCGTCGACTCACGCACGGTGGCAATGATTCACGTGGACCGCCAGAGCGACAGCCTGACTGACACCGATGTCCATATCGTCGGAGCGCTGGCAGGTGTCTGCGCGTCGGTGAAGGAACGCGCCGACCTGCGGCAACAGATCTCTGCGCGCAACGAGCACGTCGACGCCGAGATCCAACGCCTGACTCGCGCACTGCGGCATCTCGAGCAGGCACCCGTCACGATGCCGGAACTGGCTACCTGCGAACCCCCCGCAGGCGCGCCGAGTACGGATGTCAATGCGCAAGCACCCGCCATCCCTCGCGCGCACACGCTGACGGCCCGCGAGCGTGAGGTGTTGACGCTGATGGCGACGGGCGCGACAAACGGGACCATCTCTCGGCGGCTGTGCATCTCCGACGGCACCGTCAAGTCCCATGTCCAGCGGATCTTCAAGAAGCTCGGCGTCTCGACGCGAGCCGAGGTGGCAGCGCTGTGTGCCCATGCCAAGACGGGTGCCCATGCCATGACGGTGAACGGTGGCTGA
- a CDS encoding response regulator transcription factor — MADVPRSASQPGEDTPDDELDRAISDILTEMHTASSEHAVELGRRLVDLLDRRNTLASTRAAEIDAIARSIDRAVHALDDAASSAELMRRACERVAELCSADKVVISRLDGDRIVPLASFSADPDTTPALPAEFDLPAGSPEEHALETNAVAVGSHVRAELREALGVNGFTVVPVVVDGIAAALLHVGTSLDGAGRHALEVFAEVLGGCFERVGLESRRDRQDALLREGVQRWTGDTDFDAVTVGSPDLASAGTEQDDADRRLLDPLTEREADVVRLILTGASNSTIAAELVITVDTVKSHVKHILRKLGATNRAELIAKYQSTTR; from the coding sequence GTGGCTGACGTTCCCCGATCCGCATCGCAACCCGGCGAGGACACTCCGGACGACGAACTCGATCGCGCCATCTCGGACATCCTCACCGAAATGCACACGGCGAGTTCGGAGCACGCCGTCGAACTCGGCCGGCGTCTCGTCGACCTTCTCGACCGCAGGAACACGCTCGCTTCGACGCGGGCCGCCGAGATCGATGCCATCGCGAGGAGTATCGATCGTGCCGTGCACGCACTCGACGATGCCGCCTCGAGTGCGGAACTCATGCGGCGAGCGTGTGAACGCGTCGCCGAACTCTGCTCCGCGGACAAGGTTGTGATCTCGCGACTCGACGGCGACCGGATCGTTCCCCTCGCCTCATTCAGCGCCGACCCCGACACGACGCCCGCTCTGCCCGCCGAGTTCGACCTCCCGGCAGGTTCTCCCGAAGAGCACGCCCTCGAGACGAACGCGGTCGCGGTCGGATCCCACGTTCGCGCCGAGCTTCGAGAGGCGCTGGGCGTCAACGGATTCACAGTCGTCCCCGTCGTCGTCGACGGGATCGCGGCTGCGCTGCTCCACGTCGGTACATCACTCGACGGCGCGGGGCGCCACGCCCTGGAAGTGTTCGCCGAGGTGCTCGGTGGGTGTTTCGAGCGGGTCGGGCTCGAATCCCGCCGCGACCGCCAGGACGCCCTTCTCCGGGAAGGTGTCCAGCGGTGGACCGGTGACACGGACTTCGACGCGGTGACCGTAGGTTCTCCCGACCTCGCGTCGGCCGGGACCGAGCAGGACGACGCCGATCGGCGACTGCTCGACCCGCTGACCGAACGCGAGGCGGACGTCGTGCGGCTGATTCTCACCGGCGCGTCGAACTCCACCATCGCCGCCGAACTGGTTATCACGGTCGATACGGTCAAGTCGCATGTGAAACACATCCTCCGCAAACTCGGCGCCACCAACCGCGCCGAGCTGATCGCGAAGTATCAGTCCACCACCCGGTGA
- a CDS encoding 2Fe-2S iron-sulfur cluster-binding protein — MPTVVYQLPDGSTSSVDVPAGQSVMDGSVRNNLPGIVAECGGSCSCATCHVYLDENSCGSFDEPTLEEQDLLEFLDGVQPCSRLACQLVLTPDVDTVTVTVPPSDA; from the coding sequence ATGCCCACCGTCGTATACCAGCTGCCCGACGGCTCGACCTCGTCCGTCGACGTTCCAGCAGGCCAGAGCGTGATGGACGGGTCGGTGCGTAACAACCTTCCCGGCATCGTCGCCGAATGCGGCGGTAGCTGCTCGTGCGCCACCTGTCACGTGTACCTCGATGAAAACTCCTGCGGGTCGTTCGACGAGCCGACATTGGAGGAACAAGACCTGCTCGAGTTCCTCGACGGCGTCCAGCCGTGTTCTCGCCTCGCGTGCCAGCTCGTGCTGACACCGGACGTGGATACCGTCACGGTGACCGTCCCGCCCTCGGACGCCTGA